Proteins found in one Mytilus edulis chromosome 2, xbMytEdul2.2, whole genome shotgun sequence genomic segment:
- the LOC139512907 gene encoding metallophosphoesterase MPPED2-like: protein MFQCCLDLFSSKTKDEDKETGFVSSVILPEPDTFMPNAAWDRIKDDQIQSFLIPMNHKSTIHRDKIRFVCISDTHTQIEKLTNFIPSGDVLLHAGNFTNTGQPEEIKQFNDFIGTLPHKCKIVIAGNQDLTFDDSMWNDEERMEQSFNLTMQTVKHVLEEENVFTIKGLLSNCIYLEDSLVNVCGLHIYGSPWIPEYCNSAFNLKRGGELLQKWNNIPDKTDIIVSHGPPLGYGDLTISKTHVGCLELLNTVQRRVKPKYHVFGHVREGYGIISDGFTTFVNSSTCTFSYTPSNAPVVFDLSIPKGHSKDELLELTATK, encoded by the exons AAACGGGATTTGTCTCCAGTGTTATTCTACCAGAACCAGACACATTTATGCCGAACGCAGCCTGGGACAGAATAAAAGATGACCAAATACAGTCATTTCTAATTCCTATGAACCACAAGTCAACAATACACAGAGATAAAATACGTTTTGTGTGCATTTCTGATACACATACACAAATTGAAAAACTCACAAACTTTATTCCATCAGGAGATGTTTTGCTTCATGCGGGCAACTTCACAAATACTGGTCAACCAgaggaaataaaacaatttaatgaTTTTATAG GAACTTTACCACATAAATGTAAGATTGTTATCGCTGGTAATCAAGATTTGACATTTGACGATTCTATGTGGAATGATGAAGAAAGAATGGAACAATCTTTTAATCTAACAATGCAAACAGTGAAACACGTGTTAGAAGAGGAGAATGTCTTTACGATCAAAGGACTACTCAGTAATTGTATATATTTAGAAGATTCTCTGGTAAACGTATGTGGACTTCATATATATGGCTCACCATG GATACCAGAATATTGTAATTCGGCCTTTAATTTAAAGAGAGGTGGTGAACTTTTACAGAAATGGAATAATATACCTGATAAAACAGATATCATCGTTAGTCATGGTCCCCCCTTag GTTATGGCGATTTGACAATATCAAAAACGCATGTCGGGTGTTTGGAGCTTTTGAATACAGTACAGAGGCGTGTCAAACCAAAATATCATGTTTTTGGTCATGTTCGTGAAg gaTATGGAATTATTTCTGACGGATTTACAACTTTTGTTAACTCATCAACATGTACTTTTAGTTATACGCCCTCAAACGCACCAGTCGTATTCGATTTGTCTATCCCTAAAGGTCACAGTAAAGATGAACTACTAGAACTGACTGCAACGAAATAG